The DNA sequence TGTGAATTATCTGCTGCCCGGTATCCTGTTGATTGCGATTGCCAGCGGTATAGCGTATACAGCTTTCCGCCTGTTTATGGATATGCAGCGGGGCATATTTGAGCGCTTCCACTCGATGCCGATTGCGCGTTCGGCTGCGCTGTGGGGGCATGTACTGACCTCGCTGGTATCCAATGCGATTTCGGTTGTCGTTATCATTCTCGTAGCGCTCATTATGGGCTTTCGCTCGTCAGCAGGCGTATTGTCATGGCTTGCCGTGGCGGGTATACTCGCGCTGTTTACCCTTGCCCTGACCTGGATCGCAGCGATTGCCGGACTGTCCGCCAAATCAGTGGACGGTGCAAGTGCCTTTTCCTATCCGCTTCTCTTCCTGCCGTTTATCAGTTCGGCCTTTGTGCCGACCGAGACGATGCCGGCGGTCGTTCGCGCCTTTGCCGAAAATCAGCCGGTGACCTCGATCGTGGAAGCCATCCGAGCGTTATTGTCCAACCAACCGGTTGGTAATGATATATGGGTTGCTCTTGCGTGGTGCGTTGGAATTATGTTTGTGGCCTATATCTTCGCGATGAGGGCGTATAAAAAGCGGGTGTAAAAATCAACGTTTTTGTATCCAACCTCAGCACAGATGCATATTCCTAACGCCATCTATAAAACCACATCCTTTTGACCACTATTCGTCCTCAGAACTTAAGCTCGATTTTGAAGTCTTAAACACAAAATAAAACGAGTTGGATTGAGGTGGATTTCAGTCTCTGGGGCAGCGATGAAAACAAGATCTCCAATTTCATATTATAAAAGACGCCATCCTAAGCCGCCAAATTAACGCCTGGTAT is a window from the Dehalobacter sp. DCA genome containing:
- a CDS encoding ABC transporter permease, translated to MNTVKQHFFSDMSVMLGRSMRHIFRSMDTIITVTIMPIAFMLLFVYVFGGAIQAGTDNYVNYLLPGILLIAIASGIAYTAFRLFMDMQRGIFERFHSMPIARSAALWGHVLTSLVSNAISVVVIILVALIMGFRSSAGVLSWLAVAGILALFTLALTWIAAIAGLSAKSVDGASAFSYPLLFLPFISSAFVPTETMPAVVRAFAENQPVTSIVEAIRALLSNQPVGNDIWVALAWCVGIMFVAYIFAMRAYKKRV